A genomic segment from Polyangium mundeleinium encodes:
- a CDS encoding DNRLRE domain-containing protein yields MTSVLRRASLVTPLLGLAACSIGPPDEPEGALAAAPGALVSAPGALPTCVVLERGGPGDIADAEINAKQPNKNSGTDNINRTGNTAGMQRHTLLRVDTSPIPPYATVESATLALWQSNDGAAALRLHRANAAWDEAKVTWNNFAGAFDPVVLASASNGGANHTGPIFFDVGAIAQQWISHQSPNHGLLIEQKGEGTTQIRAAEHGSAKFRPRLQVCYTTPDLEPDVPEGTSVFLRVMDVNGAPIPSAAVTPAGTSSPLPTNGVGYLLLDNLAAGRFSARVERPGYAPAAVAVDVPNGVHGGVEVRLHPLPPPIPFDAAVGAALDVGNVHVTIPSNALVDRNGEPVSGTVTATIVPLDPSAGLTTMPGPLEALTGSGDLVSLESFGMAEVTIWQNGLPLQLAPGKKAMLEIVLSPTLASKVTLGDTMPAWWLDLDDGIWREDGAGVFQSSLVEVGKTAWKAEVEHFTWWNADRPWTDKNCFILPVQEDSGVGIPGVPVQAYGVSYAGASTPQVTDGSGYACVDIMLGGTANLYVGNPLSPFTVVPVTGSGPAGDCAGNGAGCTVLATTLIPFTNICLGDVQSTTCAYTGLLGTEGVGACHAGTRTCDWTGTGWMPCAGEVTPTPELCATPIDDDCDGLTNEEGDDCTCTPGETVFCYAGPPGTLGVGVCQSGMRTCAADGLGYGPCVGQVLPAPEDCSTASIDENCDGTPTCACMDGVPGKVACWPFDENTGPTSVDEIGGFNGIWANGPTPVPGVFAGALSFDGINDSVSVPSDPGLNFGAGDFSFSFYIRTVAGGVILDKRVEVSGPVRGFVISSFPDGLIFQLADGGWANYYTGVHVSDDQWHHVVVTVDRDQPDGIKVYRDKVLMSTHNPLSRPGNISNDIPLAFGRRSDAPGWPGYFQGSLDAVKLFNRALTAAEVMVL; encoded by the coding sequence ATGACCTCCGTCCTCCGTCGTGCCTCCCTCGTCACGCCCTTGCTGGGCCTCGCAGCATGCAGCATCGGACCGCCCGATGAGCCCGAGGGCGCGCTCGCTGCCGCCCCAGGCGCGCTCGTATCGGCCCCAGGCGCGCTCCCCACCTGTGTCGTCCTCGAGCGAGGCGGCCCTGGTGACATAGCAGACGCAGAGATCAACGCGAAGCAGCCGAACAAGAATTCGGGCACGGACAATATCAACCGCACTGGCAACACAGCGGGTATGCAGCGGCATACCTTGCTCCGCGTCGACACGAGCCCCATTCCACCCTATGCCACGGTGGAGTCTGCCACGCTCGCCTTGTGGCAATCGAACGACGGCGCCGCAGCGCTTCGCCTCCACCGCGCGAACGCGGCCTGGGACGAAGCCAAGGTGACGTGGAACAACTTCGCGGGGGCCTTCGACCCGGTCGTCCTGGCCTCGGCCTCCAACGGGGGAGCGAATCACACCGGTCCCATCTTCTTCGACGTCGGGGCGATTGCACAGCAATGGATCAGTCACCAGAGCCCGAATCACGGGCTCCTGATCGAGCAAAAGGGTGAGGGCACGACGCAGATCCGCGCCGCGGAGCATGGGAGCGCCAAGTTCCGCCCGCGGCTCCAGGTCTGTTACACGACGCCGGACCTGGAGCCTGACGTGCCCGAGGGGACGAGCGTGTTCCTTCGTGTCATGGACGTGAATGGTGCGCCCATTCCCTCCGCCGCGGTCACGCCTGCCGGCACGTCCTCGCCCCTTCCGACCAACGGAGTCGGGTATCTCCTCCTGGACAACCTCGCGGCCGGGCGATTCTCGGCGCGTGTCGAGCGCCCAGGGTATGCGCCCGCCGCGGTGGCGGTGGACGTCCCCAATGGGGTGCATGGGGGCGTCGAGGTGCGCCTGCACCCGCTCCCGCCGCCGATTCCCTTCGACGCCGCGGTCGGGGCGGCGCTCGACGTGGGCAACGTGCATGTCACGATTCCCTCGAACGCGCTCGTGGATCGAAATGGCGAGCCCGTTTCGGGCACGGTGACGGCGACGATCGTGCCGCTGGATCCATCGGCCGGGCTTACCACGATGCCGGGGCCGCTCGAGGCGCTCACGGGATCGGGCGACCTGGTCTCGCTCGAGAGCTTCGGGATGGCGGAGGTGACGATCTGGCAAAATGGTTTGCCCTTGCAGCTTGCCCCGGGCAAGAAGGCGATGCTGGAGATCGTGCTTTCCCCGACGCTCGCGTCGAAGGTGACGCTCGGAGATACCATGCCCGCATGGTGGCTCGACCTCGACGACGGGATCTGGCGCGAGGACGGCGCGGGCGTCTTCCAGTCCTCGCTCGTGGAGGTGGGCAAGACGGCGTGGAAGGCAGAAGTGGAGCATTTCACGTGGTGGAATGCGGACAGGCCGTGGACCGACAAGAATTGCTTCATCCTGCCGGTGCAGGAAGATAGCGGCGTGGGGATCCCGGGCGTCCCCGTGCAGGCCTACGGCGTGAGCTACGCGGGAGCGTCGACCCCGCAGGTCACGGACGGCAGCGGGTATGCGTGCGTCGACATCATGCTCGGAGGCACGGCGAACCTCTACGTCGGCAATCCGCTGAGCCCCTTCACGGTCGTTCCGGTGACCGGATCGGGTCCGGCCGGCGATTGCGCGGGAAATGGAGCGGGCTGCACCGTTCTCGCCACGACGCTCATCCCGTTCACGAACATCTGCCTTGGTGACGTGCAATCGACGACGTGCGCATACACCGGCCTTCTCGGCACCGAAGGCGTCGGCGCTTGCCACGCGGGCACGAGGACGTGCGACTGGACGGGCACCGGCTGGATGCCCTGCGCGGGCGAGGTGACGCCCACGCCCGAACTCTGCGCGACCCCCATCGACGACGATTGTGATGGCCTCACGAACGAGGAAGGGGACGATTGCACCTGCACGCCCGGCGAGACGGTCTTCTGTTACGCGGGCCCTCCGGGAACGCTGGGCGTCGGTGTTTGTCAGAGCGGCATGCGCACCTGCGCTGCCGATGGGCTCGGGTATGGACCGTGCGTGGGGCAGGTCTTGCCGGCGCCGGAGGATTGCTCGACCGCGAGCATCGACGAGAACTGCGACGGCACGCCGACCTGCGCCTGCATGGACGGCGTGCCTGGGAAGGTCGCCTGCTGGCCCTTCGACGAGAACACAGGGCCCACGAGCGTGGACGAGATTGGCGGATTCAATGGAATCTGGGCGAACGGCCCCACGCCCGTGCCAGGCGTCTTTGCCGGGGCGCTTTCCTTCGACGGGATCAACGACTCGGTGAGCGTCCCGAGCGACCCGGGATTGAACTTCGGCGCGGGCGATTTTTCGTTCAGCTTCTACATCCGTACGGTCGCGGGCGGCGTGATCCTGGACAAACGTGTCGAGGTCTCCGGGCCCGTGCGAGGATTCGTCATCAGCTCATTCCCCGACGGTTTGATTTTTCAGCTCGCGGACGGGGGATGGGCGAATTACTACACGGGAGTGCACGTCTCGGATGACCAGTGGCATCACGTGGTCGTGACGGTCGATCGGGATCAACCGGACGGTATCAAGGTCTACCGCGACAAGGTCCTCATGAGCACGCATAATCCCCTGTCCCGGCCGGGGAACATCTCGAACGACATCCCGTTGGCGTTTGGGCGTCGCTCGGATGCTCCGGGGTGGCCCGGCTACTTCCAGGGATCGCTCGATGCCGTGAAGCTGTTCAATCGAGCGCTCACGGCGGCGGAGGTGATGGTGCTCTGA
- a CDS encoding type VI secretion system Vgr family protein — translation MTEDKRLEGVELSFVSGGLEDRTIELHGVCGRERLSRLFEFDLLIASPEGPLTDDELDSLLRTPCAISMGPKDGDVVHGILERIEMLDATRGVAARYIARLVPSVWLLTLGASNRVFQDVNVPELVEAVLVEYGLAKGEDFEILVSGKSPKRDYIVQYEESDWDFVQRWLEHEGFFYWFEHGEEGEKLIIADANDDATPIEDPRKLSYRERNNLSTGGLPTIWDWGLVQRRIPARLAVVDYNYRTPAVTLAAKVDIDTKRGFGSLFSYGEHFKTVGEGKTIAKLRAERILAERRTYSARTDCARFRVGHTFELLDHHDDANDGMYLVTSIEHRVGYPVRANEEEQPKAKTRYVARFEAIPLDVPFRPERVTPWPSIHGVLHAHIAADTEGETAQIDDQGRYKVRLPFDASGRRGTKASRWMRMAQPYSGSGYGTHFPLHKGAEVLIAHVDGDPDRPLIVGSVPNPHTLSPSTSSNATQSVIQTHSGIRVEMEDRQG, via the coding sequence ATGACGGAAGACAAACGACTCGAGGGGGTCGAGCTCTCCTTCGTGTCCGGGGGGCTCGAGGATCGAACGATCGAGCTGCACGGCGTCTGCGGAAGGGAACGACTCTCGCGCCTGTTTGAGTTCGATTTGCTGATCGCGAGCCCCGAGGGGCCTCTCACGGACGACGAGCTGGACTCGCTTCTGCGTACGCCGTGCGCCATCTCGATGGGCCCCAAGGACGGCGACGTGGTGCACGGAATCCTCGAGCGAATCGAGATGCTCGACGCTACGCGGGGCGTCGCGGCACGCTACATCGCTCGATTGGTCCCCTCCGTGTGGCTCTTGACGCTAGGGGCCAGCAACAGAGTCTTCCAGGACGTGAACGTGCCAGAGCTCGTCGAGGCCGTGCTGGTCGAGTATGGTCTGGCGAAGGGAGAGGATTTCGAAATCCTCGTGAGCGGCAAGAGCCCGAAACGAGACTATATCGTCCAGTACGAGGAAAGCGACTGGGACTTCGTGCAGCGATGGCTCGAGCACGAGGGGTTCTTTTACTGGTTCGAGCATGGCGAAGAGGGCGAGAAGCTCATCATTGCCGATGCGAACGACGACGCCACGCCCATCGAGGACCCCAGGAAGCTGAGCTACCGCGAGCGGAACAACCTGTCGACCGGTGGGCTTCCGACGATATGGGATTGGGGACTCGTGCAGCGCAGGATCCCGGCGCGCCTGGCCGTGGTCGATTACAATTACCGCACGCCTGCCGTCACGCTCGCCGCCAAGGTGGACATCGACACGAAGCGTGGCTTCGGGAGCCTGTTCTCGTACGGCGAGCATTTCAAGACGGTGGGCGAGGGAAAGACCATCGCGAAACTGCGGGCAGAGCGGATCCTGGCGGAGCGGCGGACGTACTCCGCGCGAACAGATTGCGCACGGTTTCGCGTGGGGCACACCTTCGAGCTCCTCGATCATCATGACGACGCGAACGACGGGATGTACCTCGTGACGTCGATCGAACATCGTGTCGGGTATCCCGTGCGCGCGAACGAAGAGGAACAACCGAAGGCGAAGACGCGCTACGTGGCGCGCTTCGAGGCGATTCCGCTCGACGTGCCATTCCGGCCGGAGCGGGTGACGCCGTGGCCGAGCATTCACGGTGTCCTTCACGCGCACATCGCCGCGGATACGGAGGGCGAGACGGCGCAGATTGATGATCAGGGGCGGTACAAGGTGCGACTTCCGTTCGACGCGAGCGGGCGTCGGGGGACGAAGGCATCGCGGTGGATGCGAATGGCGCAGCCGTACAGCGGGTCCGGGTATGGGACGCATTTCCCGCTGCACAAGGGGGCCGAGGTGCTGATCGCGCACGTGGATGGCGATCCGGATCGTCCGCTCATCGTGGGCTCGGTGCCGAACCCGCACACGTTGAGCCCGTCCACGTCGAGCAACGCCACGCAGTCGGTGATCCAGACCCATTCGGGGATCCGGGTCGAGATGGAAGATCGACAGGGGTGA
- a CDS encoding DUF4150 domain-containing protein gives MHMPGSSKKGGQAFAFPDACKTPPAPGVPVPYPNMGSVSSADKTINVVLIENKDTVVLSSKIPNSSGDDPGVLKGLVSNTHKSSVKFKKGSSKVYAKGKKVVHHLSTTSQNGSNSNAPVGSQVKPSQTKVLVAM, from the coding sequence ATGCACATGCCCGGCTCCAGCAAGAAGGGGGGACAAGCGTTTGCGTTCCCCGACGCATGCAAGACGCCGCCTGCACCAGGCGTGCCGGTCCCGTATCCGAACATGGGCAGCGTATCGAGCGCGGACAAGACCATCAACGTCGTGCTCATCGAGAACAAGGATACCGTGGTCCTTTCGTCGAAGATCCCGAACTCGAGCGGCGACGATCCGGGCGTGCTCAAGGGACTCGTCTCGAATACGCACAAGAGCTCGGTCAAGTTCAAGAAGGGAAGCTCCAAGGTGTATGCGAAGGGGAAGAAGGTGGTGCACCACCTCTCGACGACCTCGCAGAATGGATCCAACTCGAACGCGCCAGTGGGCAGCCAGGTGAAGCCTTCGCAAACGAAGGTTCTCGTGGCGATGTGA
- a CDS encoding DUF3540 domain-containing protein, with protein MSTTKESAAEAWHDGDDEAAPSGVIARKVLRSSDGAFAEQRGDAIELRDVEGRLLVRYENGAAEIAAPAGDLVFSAPAGRVVMRAGTDVTIEAARDLTQRAARLVETSSGGTTWTVAPNGARLRADRAELEAKTSHFVTGAATVVAQHIVTTAQRIATSVEKYELSATKLVETTRDAFREVADLADTKIGRARTLVRGQFLLRARRTQLVSKDETKVDGKKVLLG; from the coding sequence ATGAGCACGACAAAAGAGAGCGCGGCAGAGGCTTGGCACGACGGTGACGACGAGGCGGCGCCTTCGGGCGTCATCGCGCGAAAGGTATTGCGGTCCTCGGACGGCGCATTCGCGGAGCAACGCGGTGACGCGATCGAACTGCGGGACGTCGAGGGACGGCTCCTCGTGCGGTACGAAAATGGAGCGGCGGAAATCGCAGCGCCAGCGGGGGATCTCGTCTTCTCGGCCCCTGCCGGGCGTGTCGTGATGCGCGCGGGGACGGACGTGACGATCGAGGCGGCGCGGGATCTGACGCAACGTGCGGCACGTCTCGTGGAAACGTCGTCCGGGGGCACGACGTGGACTGTCGCGCCAAACGGTGCGAGGCTGCGAGCAGATCGGGCGGAGCTCGAAGCGAAGACGAGCCATTTCGTGACGGGCGCGGCGACGGTGGTGGCGCAGCACATCGTGACGACGGCGCAGCGGATCGCGACGAGCGTGGAGAAATACGAGCTCTCGGCGACGAAGCTCGTGGAGACGACACGGGACGCATTCCGCGAGGTAGCGGATCTCGCGGATACGAAAATCGGCAGGGCTCGCACGCTCGTGCGCGGCCAATTCCTGCTCCGCGCGCGGCGGACGCAGCTCGTCTCGAAGGATGAGACGAAGGTGGACGGCAAAAAAGTGCTGCTCGGCTGA